In Stieleria varia, one genomic interval encodes:
- a CDS encoding DUF1588 domain-containing protein, with amino-acid sequence MRNFSQIRSSAALAVGLATLCTTLGWSVRAAEVDDFLIAKGQVIYESKCASCHGESGQGVKDHYADPLIGDSSIGELTTVIAETMPEEKPESCVGDDAQAVAAYIHEAFYGEAARLRNRPATHHFARLTGSQLQQSLADLYGSFGGDPWVEKEHGLKGSYYTTTSGKKENLKIERTDAVIDFDFGNDGPGNGIDPQEFRIDWRGTLTAEHTGRYELVVRSSCSMQFRFGNWERLLIDNHVQSEGKEEFRRYVTLLAGRQYPLWIEFKQRKRKTELPPAKFSLSWVPPGGTEQLIPTRNLSVNTLPATFAIETKLPPDDESYGYQRGTDINRQWDESTTRAALEFAEIATTELWPDYERKHKKDSDENRGRLRGFLTELLEVAFRGEVDEETRQLYIDRQLDAEPDNAMAIRRVCLLAIKSPRFLYPTLDNTQSRSRRVANRLALVLFDSLPTSDWLIKDAEKNALEKEDRVRQAAERMIGDPRARGKLHEMFYTWLKLDPTAEVTKNQEQFAGFDKQLLLDLRLSLDAFLDEVTWSDSSDYRQLFLADWTFTNERLHEFYGETWKPASDAVPGEVVRSVSAPESRIGVLSHPLLMSHLAYYDTTSPIHRGVYLIRHALGRTLRPPNAAFTPTDPDLHPMLTTRERVELQTGEAKCQVCHQKINSLGFTLENFDTVGRFRAMEKEKPIDASGSYVTRGGEQVSFDGPRELAEFFANSTDAQSAFVENAFEFFTKQPILAYGPETPQKLLKSFQDSGYNIRILIVEIAVIAAMVPDESTPST; translated from the coding sequence ATGCGAAATTTCAGCCAGATCAGGTCGTCCGCTGCATTGGCGGTCGGACTGGCCACTCTTTGCACCACGCTCGGATGGAGCGTACGCGCTGCAGAAGTCGACGATTTTCTGATCGCCAAAGGACAAGTGATCTATGAGTCCAAGTGCGCCAGTTGCCACGGCGAGTCCGGTCAAGGCGTCAAGGATCATTACGCGGATCCGTTGATCGGCGACTCCTCCATCGGCGAGTTGACAACGGTGATCGCTGAAACGATGCCAGAGGAAAAGCCGGAGAGCTGTGTCGGCGATGACGCTCAAGCCGTGGCGGCGTACATCCACGAGGCCTTCTATGGCGAAGCCGCCCGGTTGAGAAACCGGCCTGCCACGCATCACTTTGCCCGCCTGACCGGCAGCCAGTTGCAGCAAAGTCTTGCCGACCTCTACGGTTCCTTCGGCGGCGATCCCTGGGTGGAGAAAGAGCACGGCCTGAAGGGCTCATACTACACCACCACGAGCGGCAAGAAGGAAAATCTCAAGATCGAGCGGACAGACGCCGTGATCGATTTTGACTTCGGCAACGACGGTCCAGGTAACGGAATCGACCCCCAAGAATTCCGTATCGATTGGCGTGGAACGCTCACAGCGGAACACACCGGTCGTTACGAGTTGGTGGTCCGCTCAAGCTGCTCGATGCAGTTCCGTTTCGGCAATTGGGAACGCCTGCTCATCGACAACCATGTTCAGTCCGAAGGCAAGGAGGAATTCCGACGCTACGTTACGTTGTTGGCCGGCCGACAATATCCATTGTGGATCGAGTTCAAACAGCGAAAGCGTAAGACCGAGTTGCCGCCAGCGAAGTTCTCGCTTTCCTGGGTCCCACCGGGCGGCACCGAGCAGTTGATCCCGACCCGCAATCTCTCAGTCAATACTTTGCCCGCAACGTTTGCGATCGAAACCAAGTTGCCACCGGACGATGAAAGCTACGGCTACCAGCGTGGCACCGACATCAATCGCCAATGGGACGAATCCACCACGCGAGCGGCGCTTGAGTTTGCCGAGATCGCCACGACAGAACTCTGGCCAGACTACGAGCGCAAGCACAAGAAGGATTCCGACGAGAATCGCGGTCGACTCCGGGGCTTCCTGACAGAACTGTTGGAAGTCGCATTTCGTGGCGAGGTCGACGAGGAAACTCGCCAACTGTACATCGATCGACAACTGGATGCCGAACCAGACAATGCCATGGCGATTCGACGTGTTTGTTTGCTGGCGATCAAGTCACCTCGATTTCTGTATCCGACGCTCGACAACACCCAGTCGCGATCGCGTCGCGTGGCAAACCGGCTGGCGCTGGTTCTCTTTGACTCGCTGCCGACATCGGATTGGCTGATCAAAGACGCTGAAAAGAACGCTTTGGAAAAAGAAGACCGAGTGCGGCAGGCCGCCGAGCGGATGATCGGCGACCCTCGTGCACGCGGCAAACTGCACGAGATGTTCTACACATGGTTGAAATTGGACCCGACGGCGGAAGTCACCAAGAACCAAGAACAGTTCGCGGGATTTGATAAACAGCTGCTGCTCGACTTGAGGCTTTCACTTGATGCTTTCTTGGACGAAGTCACTTGGAGTGATTCGAGCGATTACCGTCAACTGTTCCTCGCCGATTGGACGTTCACCAACGAACGCTTGCACGAGTTCTATGGCGAGACCTGGAAACCGGCATCTGATGCCGTACCGGGCGAAGTGGTCCGTAGCGTCTCGGCCCCCGAAAGCCGAATTGGAGTGCTGAGCCACCCGCTACTGATGAGCCACTTGGCGTACTACGACACGACGTCCCCCATTCATCGCGGCGTCTACTTGATCCGCCACGCTTTGGGACGAACCCTTCGTCCACCCAACGCCGCCTTCACACCGACAGATCCAGACTTGCACCCGATGCTGACCACGCGTGAACGCGTTGAACTGCAGACAGGCGAAGCAAAGTGTCAGGTTTGCCACCAGAAGATCAATTCGCTGGGCTTCACCCTGGAAAATTTCGACACCGTGGGACGATTCAGAGCGATGGAAAAGGAAAAGCCGATCGACGCGAGTGGTAGCTACGTGACCCGCGGAGGCGAGCAGGTAAGCTTTGACGGTCCCAGAGAGCTTGCGGAGTTTTTCGCCAACAGCACGGACGCCCAATCCGCATTCGTCGAAAATGCGTTTGAGTTTTTCACCAAACAGCCGATCCTAGCCTATGGCCCCGAGACGCCGCAGAAACTGTTAAAATCTTTCCAGGACAGCGGTTACAACATCAGGATACTGATCGTTGAAATCGCGGTCATCGCTGCGATGGTCCCCGACGAATCGACACCATCGACCTGA
- a CDS encoding TIM barrel protein: MLKNFSPQSLGLNGRQSELIELALTYAFRGMDVDMYEMLRRSQRTSLDDAAKYLRSASIALGGFNLEVNLDADDDAFTSQLGAVHPVAELAKELGATRAYTVLPAATDRLPYHEYFQTQTGRLGQIADVLGAQGIKLGVTFQAAAGLADGKQFEFMRKVEGLVALVRSAGNSNVGLVIDTWDWAVGDGAMDQVSELKAGEIVAVRLGSLPADVDASKAKVSDRILPTLQGTINHVNLIKHLESIGFDGPVSPSASPLQYKNQTREKTVQDAQEAIDAIFREAGLHVPALPMDTIEDIVYEPTPIIN, encoded by the coding sequence ATGCTGAAGAACTTTTCACCCCAATCGCTCGGTCTCAACGGTCGCCAAAGTGAGTTGATTGAGTTGGCGTTGACCTATGCCTTCCGCGGGATGGACGTCGACATGTACGAGATGCTTCGTCGCAGTCAACGAACGAGTCTCGACGATGCTGCCAAGTACTTGCGTTCGGCATCGATTGCTCTGGGCGGATTCAACTTGGAAGTCAACTTGGACGCAGACGACGATGCGTTCACCAGTCAGTTGGGTGCCGTGCATCCGGTGGCTGAGCTGGCAAAGGAACTGGGAGCCACGCGTGCTTATACGGTTCTGCCGGCGGCGACCGATCGGTTGCCCTACCACGAGTACTTCCAGACTCAAACGGGACGACTTGGGCAGATCGCAGACGTACTGGGCGCTCAAGGCATCAAGCTCGGTGTGACTTTCCAAGCTGCCGCTGGTCTGGCTGACGGCAAACAGTTTGAATTCATGCGTAAAGTGGAAGGCCTCGTTGCCTTGGTCCGCAGCGCCGGCAACTCGAATGTCGGTTTGGTGATCGATACGTGGGATTGGGCCGTCGGCGATGGTGCGATGGATCAAGTCAGTGAGTTGAAGGCCGGCGAGATCGTCGCGGTCCGGCTCGGATCGTTGCCAGCCGACGTTGATGCGTCAAAGGCCAAGGTGTCTGATCGTATCCTGCCGACGTTGCAAGGCACGATCAATCACGTCAACTTGATCAAGCATCTGGAGTCCATCGGGTTCGATGGCCCCGTCAGTCCGTCGGCATCGCCTCTGCAGTACAAGAATCAGACGCGTGAAAAGACGGTGCAAGACGCCCAAGAAGCGATCGATGCGATTTTCCGTGAAGCAGGACTGCACGTTCCCGCATTGCCGATGGATACGATCGAAGACATCGTGTATGAACCGACTCCGATCATCAACTGA